A region of the Carya illinoinensis cultivar Pawnee chromosome 16, C.illinoinensisPawnee_v1, whole genome shotgun sequence genome:
TATTAACTTATCATCAAGTTGATTTAACATACGAAGTGCAAGGATTGGACGACAACCAAGCTATTCAGTTGTTTAGTTGGCATGCATTTAAAAGAGACAAGCCAGTTGAAAGTTATGTAGAACTCACAAAATGTATAATAGGTTATGCTAAGGGCCTTCCACTAGCTCTTACAGTGCTTGGTTCAGATTTGCGTGGTAGAAGTATACAAGAATGGAAAAGTGCATTGGAAAGGTATGAAAGAAGTCCTCACAAGGATATTTATGAAATTCTTAAAATAAGCTATGACGGGCTGGATGATAATGAAAAAGATATTTTCCTTGACATTGCATTTATCTTCAAGGGGAACCCGATTGAATATGTCATGAAAATACTAGACAGTTGTCGTTTTTCATCATCTATTGGCATTGCAAGGCTTAAAGATAAGTGTCTCATCAATGTTCATGATCAGTGTGTAGAGATGCACGACTTATTGCAAGAAATGGGTAAAGAAATTGTTTGACAAGAATCGTCTAAAGAAGCTGGCAAACGTAGTAGATTGTGGTTTCATGAAGATGTTCGTCATGTATTAGAAGAAAATATGGTAAGATCACACTATGAAAAACCTTTGAATTtacatttgttttttgttcACAAGTGAAACTcccaaaaaaaatgtttgaagtaAAAAATGGTGAAATAACTCATTGGTTGATTGCagaatggatttttatttttattattattattggtaaTTGCAAAATGGATTATAAAAGAGTTTGTATGTATATCATGACCATTTGTCCATTTCTATGTATGCTCCCGTTAAAGTTAACAATTTACTTTACATACAAGAAACTCACAATTCCCtcctcaaaaaattatattttttgttttaatgaaaCTTTATGTAGTTTACTATTAAACttaatttatacaaataaaatagaaaaatagaaacaaaaaactTGAATTAGAAAAGGGTCATTGCCCTTTGTTGTGGCAGTCCAGAGCCGCCATTAATGGTGTCCTTGTGGCAACAACACACAAGGGCGGCCCATTGTGGGTACTAGCCCaactgataattttttttattatttatgattttctttttacattattttcctttttcattttcttctgaatattttgtctttttgttcctataattttataatattaagttTTCGTTTTCtgaatatttttctaattttcagtttttaacgttaattgttttgattttttgaaaattaatttattaaaattttcatttcaataatttaagcttaatttgttttggtttctctgtGTTTCCATTATTTTAGCAAGTGAACaactttatgattttattttgttgggatACTTATACCTTTGTATTTGTAGGgaacaaacaaaattgaagcAATTTTGTTAGATTTTCCTAGAGGCGACAACATGATATGCTTGCATTCCGAGGCATTTAGGAAGATGAGCAATCTTCGATTGTTTATAAATCAGAATGCACAATTTTCTGCAGGACCAAATTATCTCTCTAATGAGATAAGAGTGCTTGATTGGCCTCAATATCCTTCATCATTTTTGCCTTCTAATTTTCGTGGAAATAATCTCATTGAATTTAAAATGCGTGGTAGCCTCATCAAGGAGATAGGCGGCCTAAAATTCAAGGTACcactatatttatttctttaaaactaTGAAACAGAACTTCATTGAAGctaatacatttattttattttatttggacagaACTTGACAGATATGGATTTAAGGTATTGTAAATTCTTAACAAAAATTTCAGATCTTTCAAGTAGCCCAAATTTAGAGAAGTTGAATCTTGGACATTGTAAGAATTTAGTTGAGGTTCATCATTCCGTTGGATTCCTTGATATGCTTTTGAGATTTTCAGTTAGTGGATGTTGCAAGCTTAGGATTTTGCCGAAAAGATTCAAGCTGAGATCTCTACGTTTTTTTGATCTTGGATATTGCTCGAGTCTTGAAGACTTTCCAGAGATTGAATGTGAAATGGGATTTTTACATGAGTTAAATCTGTTCGGCACTAGCATAAAAGAACTACCTTCATCAATTGAGAACCTCAAAGGACTTAAAACGTTATATCTGTATGGCACTAGCATAAAAGAACTACCTTCATCAATTGGTAACCTTCCACAGCTTCAGCAATTATATGCAGCAGGCTGCATTGATCAGTTGCGAAGTCTACGTATTGTCAAAGTCGACAGTTATTCACAACCAATAAACATTGGGAAGGTGGAGGAGGATGGTATACAATCCACACCATCTGTTGTGTCTTTAGGCGAATATGAAATTCCATCAACTACTACAGAATTGACTACAACAAATTCAAGCATTTTTAATGATGGAAGTTCCTCCTCAAGTGCGATTTGGAAATCACTATCGCTAAGAGTTCTAACTCTTCAATTCTGTTGCCTGTCAGAATCAAATTTCTTCACGAATGGTAATTACTTTCCCGCTTTGGATAGGTTAGATCTAAGTGGGAGTGATATTGTTATCTTTCCAGCTCATAGCGTCAGATTTCCTAGGTTGCGTCGCCTTTGTTTGAACAATTGCaagaaacttgaagaaattttacCTCTTCCATCGAGTATATCAACTTTTGAAGCTCGTGAATGCACCTCACTAGAAAGTTTTGCAATACTATCTGAAATACTTATTAAAGGCAATGGAATGAATTTTTCTAACTTCCTGAGGATTGAATTGTATGGATGTCATAAACTGCTTGCGAATATGAGGCCGATTCCTTCATGCGAAGAGGTATGTACgtctcttttcctctctttctttttcaatgtTGTGACCTTGGTTTATAACTTGTATTGCTGaaagctttttatttttatatttgtataacAGAGACATTCTAAGGATGAAAATTGGGCATACCCACTTAAAGTAAGAGATATTAACATTATATTTCCAGGAAAGAGGATTCCAGGCTGGTTCAACTATTGCGAGGAGGCCCATGATAGTAATTCGTGTGAAATAGATATTAATCGATTGCATCATTGGAATGACATAGATGAAATTGTTTTCTATGTTGTTTTTCGATTTAGAGTTGGGATCATTAACCCAAGAATGGAGAAGGCTTATATTTGTGTTAGCATCCATGATGGCTTGGATTGGAAGAAATTATATactgaaaatagaaaattttattggACAGACTCAGACCATGTATGGATGCACTGGATGAGTTACGATGAACAAGTGGATATTTCAAGATTTAGATTTGAATGTAAGTCAGAGGTCGTGGTCTTTAGAAGTGTTGGGATCCATTTCCTAAAGAACCATGAAGAGAACGTAAGAGATGACATAGGTGTGCCCTACGAAAATGATTACATAGATCTTGGTTACCCTTTTTCTTATTCCAATAGTGATGAAGGAGGTGACAGCTGGCTAGATTTCATGGATGAAAAGAGGCATTCCTCAATTTCGGAATTAGAGAATGATGATGAGAATCCAAAGGAAACATTTGGTAAGAGGCATCGTGATGAATATGATTCCAACCTAGAATTCAACATGTACCCTCAACAAAAGAGGCAATATTCCTCAACCATGGGCATCATAATAACGGAATTAGAGAATGATGATGAGTATCCAAAAGAAGATATGGATTTAGAGCTTAAACTTGGGTTATAATTAAAAGGtgtaatcttcaattttcttCGATGTTTACTGCCTTCTTGAGATAGAGAGATGCAAGAACTTGAGAAGATGGAATCCGGACTGAACCAAACaaatcactatccatgctaccAAACAATTGTTCATGTGGAATTTTATTGCTTGAAGTGTGTATAAAGAATCTGTAGATCATGTGAAGTTGTCACAGTGACTCGCATCAAATGCTGACATAAAAGGTATCTCTTAATTTGCTGTAATTTATGTCTTTTTTGTGTATTGGTTATTTCATCCACACAGTTTTCTCCGTTTACCACTCTTTTCAAATTAATGGGTCTGTTTTTAGGATTTGCTccgtgttttttattttcttagtgTTTTTGTGATTTGCATGAATgcgaaaggaagtgaaaatttgtaGGTATTTTCTTGATTAGATGAGGGTCGTAGACGTAAATACCATAATTCTTGAGTTGTGgtcggtttttatttttatatagaggTGGGGAGTTTGGTACTTCTCCCATTTGGAGacaaaaaattctattcatcattccttacaccacacaccacataatttttgtatttagtactttttttctttctaaatggTTGGTATATTAATGATTAGTAGAAAAATTCCTttaatttagcaagaataaaacaaaaacaaaattaagaaaagcGTAATGTATAGTGTAGGAAATGACGAGTAGAATGACTATTTGGAGACCGGGCCTTATCCCCATCAGTCCATAGGACCTTGACTAGGGTCGGTCTTGGTCAgagaataattttcttttaaaagttaGATTTACATACTTTACCATCCATTCCAAATCTCATACTTGCATTTTCTTTCGAAATGCTTCATGTACACTCAAGTGATATTTAATCAGTACTCATGAATCTATATGCTCTAGAAAtatcatatatagaaaatgttttctactatttctaattattcaattcataaatatataatttaacaaGAACTGTATACAGAGAGACACTTTATGAGGTAGATTGATTTTTATGTTAATGAGATACAGGGAGGCAGCTTTAACTTTGTTGTCTAGCTGAGCACTAATAGGAAATAATTAATTGAACTTTACTTACTATTATAGCCTTGTTCTGTTTTGCTAAACTCTTGTTTGGAAACAACCAGTGCATTAGTCTTGGAAGTTTTGAAGATGCTTCAGTTTCCCCATCTCTACTATTATTTATGAGTTGGCATTCAGCTTTGGGGTCATGTGTaagattaatttcaaaattcctTGGCTCCAAAAACAGTTGAAGCTCTTATTTGCacacaaaattggttgaaaGCTCTCTCCATTAATCATGACTTCCAAGACTTAATGGAAAATGCCGAAAGTTATAATCTAGAAAATGATaagattcattttaaaatatcatatattttcctgtggctttttaataattatatttttaaaatagtatttttcttcatgtagagataactttgaataatattttgaatatgGATGGTTGAAGAATACAAGGTTTTGTAACTTTTTGATTAATTGAGGTTTGtattcatgatatatattaaaattctagcaattttcattttatgtgtTGAAAATATGTTTAACTTGGTTGTTGGAGGGATATGATTCAATTCCAACAGAGGTTCCTGACCCAAAAGCCAAAAGGGTTAGTTTAGTTAAGAAGCCATAGCAGAAGCAAGGCCATGTGTATGAATTGCTGCTTGGCTTTAATAACGTTAACAAAACTAGGCACCTTTTGGATCTTAGTTTACAATCCAAAAGGTTGCTTTATTTTAATCTATTCTCCttgtttccatttcttttcctttttttatgttGACTACTGCTATTTTGTGACATGATACATTTGAAAAgcattaaaactaatattaaaaaagatgaaaacaTCTCATAATTCTTTTCCATTATAAGCCTGATCATTGGGATGAGGAAGATGATGGAACATGGAAATCCTCCAAAGTACCTAATCCACATATAAATTAAGGACCATGGAAGTGCAAGGTATGACAATTAGGCTTAATTGCTACATAAAAAGCTTGAAGCGGCCTGGTTTTTTACACAAACCCTCTCatataatctcatctcatctatctcatctaattattataacttttctaaacttccaagcataatataataaataatttaactttttcaaataaaaaatatattaaaaaattatattttaataatattttattcaactttcatttcatcttatttgatctcatttgtgtaaccaaacgaggcttATTCTTCTTTGCAGTTTATGATAAAattgctctttttgacttaatAGAAAATTAAGAACCCAATTATAAGGGAAATTGACGACTCCTTGGATTGATAATCTAGGTATTTTGAAGcatacatatttatttttattcatcagTTTCAGCCTAAAGAAATTGGAATTGAAGTAGTTTCCATTTATCACATCCAGATTATGTATTTGATTAATGTTTTACTCgttttcaacatatattcaaGATGGTATCATTCTTGGAGTAGATACAAGAACCATTGAAGTACCCATAATCACtgaaaagaaatgtgaaatgATTCATTACATGGCACCAAACGTATATTGTTGTGGAGCAAGAACTATTGCCAATATAAAGGCAATAACAAGTATTTGTTAGGTCTGAGTTTAAGGTGATGATGTTGCACTCTTTATCATCTTCTTTTAAGAATGGCTAATGCACTGTCTTGGTGTTTGCTTTCTTTCAATAAGGACAATTCCCAACTGCAACTGCATCATTACCATACTAGTCAAGAATCAAGGTTGTCACAGCACTCACCCTCATGAAGAATCACCTtttcaagtgaagtttcatttGTTGCAAACCAAGAAATGAAAGTTGCATTTGAGTTGATGTTACTGGATGTCATCTACATACTGTGAGTCTATTTTCAAGAATTAAATTGGAAAATATCATGTGTTTTATTTTTGGCTTACATATTTGGTGGTGTGTCACTGCCTCATTTAGAAACTAGAattgttttcataattttattatgaTAAATGATTACTTTGGCTTGTTTATCTGTTTGCAGGAGAAAGAATAACCAGATGTATCAAGTCATCTAAGAAGTTTTGTAGAAACAATATTGTGGTTGCTTTCtttttatgtgtgtgtgtgtgtatatatatatattataaatttttcggGTTTGTTTTATTGAAGATCTTTGCTTATTTGTTTTTGGATTGGTTTAAGTTTCTTTCAAGAGTTCTGGATACTTTTTGGATATATTGAATACATTATGATTGTTCATAATGCGTTTTTTTAGTTGGACATTTATTTTTACCGTTTGCACAGAAATGATATGACCAAGACAATGGTCATGTCCAACATATCTTATATGAGTTCAACTGTATGTCCAAAATATTAGATTTGCAACAAAAGTTCTTGGAGTTGGAATTGTTTTTAGTTTACCTACTCAAAGATATGCTTGGAATTGCAACACAACACATgcaaaaaatagtaatttgGAAGTGTTGGGGTCCATTTCCTAAAGAAGCATGAAGATAAGGCAAGAGATCATACTGATGTTGGTGTGCTCCACAAAGATGTTGGTCGTGCCCATTTTGATGCATTCAATAAAGAAATTGAAAGTTTGGTAGATTTAATGGATGATTATAATATTGCTTGAGGCGTCGTGATGGATATGATTGCAACCTGAAGCCCCAATTGGTACACTCAACAAAAGAGGCATTCCTCAACAATGGGCATCAGAACATAATTAAAGAATGACGATGAGAACAAGGACCAATCCCAACCAATGTTGCAATCTAGTCCACCTCTAGCTAGGCTTTGTGGCCCATCTTATCCGGGACCGCCTTGAGTGTATAGCAGCCTCATTTGCTGCAATGTTTTCTTCGACGCTTGTGCCATTCATTACCTGGGACTTCCATGGCTGTACCAAGGTAtgtctcatttttctctctccctcattgcattttctcaccaattcaTACTAGGATTTGACCTTGTTTTCAATGTCACAAAGTTTCTCGAACATCTCAAGGCAGCACGAACTCGTTCTTGAATAGGACCAACCATAGCTCCAAGATTGGGTAGTAGTCTGTCTTGGTTATGTTCTTTGGAATCAATTCGCTGTCCATGCTACAAACAGTTCATGTGGAATTTTATAGCTGCAAGTGTGTATGAAGAATCTACAGAAATGAAGATGTCACTGCAACTTGCATTGaaggaatctttttttttttggtgcagATGAAATTTCATGTTCcactctttttaatttaatgggtCTACTTGCGCACACATAAAGAAGAATTTCATGCCTTTTATCATTTCTAATAGAAAGCATGCATAATCGttttctattttactttttaGTGACAAGTATTTGTTTCATCATGAAATCTATTAGATATATTACTTAATTGAGACTAGAACCACTTGATTTAGGACTTAAAAGCTTAATTTGGGCTGCCCTTCACTTTCTTTTGTTGTTCTGCATTTATGGCTCCCCACTTCCTCCtagttcatttttctcttttggatattgttttgtttttttggcttTGTGTGTGAAATTGTCAGTAACAAAGGAGCTTGATTTTCTACAGCATTTATCTGCATTTCAAGTTGGCAAGAATTAATATCATTGGAAAATTTGAGAAGAAACAGTTTCTTTTGAAAGGTATATCTTTTTGGCCTTGGCTGGGTTCAGCCCATTCCTGGGGATTTGTAGTTGAAATTGGTAAGTAGCTTTATCTAAATTTCATGGCATTGTTTGTTCTCTCACTTGTAGCCGTTGATCTTAGTTAGTATTACGATTTGTAtgtattttgttgataaattatGGCCATCTTACATACGCATTGAAGCCATTAAAGAAGTGAATCGAACTCCGATTCCtctcggaatcggaatcggaccTCGACTTCTGACTCCGACTTTTGTCGGAGTCAGAAGTCGAAATTCCGAttccgacggagtcggaatcggagcatGGCCCTAGTTTGGATGCCATAAGCTACTTGTGAATATAAGGAATCATTCATGGGATGAggtatatatctctctctctttcttttatacATGTTTCTGTGTGACCTTGGTTTATAGCTTGCATTGGTGaaaggtttatatatatatacacgtatgaTAGGGAGATTCTAAGGAACAAAATTGGATATACAGATATAAGAAGAGCATTGACATTATATTGGAACTCTAAGTTGGTTCAAACATTGCAAGGAGGCTAATGATAGTAACTCATGTGAAATCGATATTAATGAGCCCTTGTATTTGAATGCCATAGAAGAAATTGTTTTCTGTGTTGTTACTGGATCTAGCTAGAGTTGTGATCAACCCAGAAATGGAGGAGATCGAAATTTGTGTTAAAATCAAGGATAGATGGATGGGGTCTCTCCTGGCTTCAACATTTAAGATTTAATTTGGAAGACTCTAATCTGTATGGTTGGGACGCTCGCTGCGACTCAGAGTAAAGCTTATAATTGGAAGTTTAGATTTGAATGTGATTCAAACATTGTGGTACACTCCATTTGGTAAAAAAGCGTGAAGATCAGAATGCAAGAGATCAAATAGAAGCACCCAAAACTGGAAGAAACTCAACAACAAATTAGCAACTCCCCCCTGAAACTTTAGTGAGAGAAACTCTCACTTCTCTCTAGGAATCGTTTAGGAAAACCGTTTTGAGGGAggtggagcttcggctcctccctccctcctccatttttttttccctttgcttTTGGTTCTAAGTCACTAGTTTTCCTTTGATAATAAAGCTGTTTGGCTGTGTTATGTTCATCACCAGGCTTTTGTTTTCGAGTCTTCTTCCTTAACATATCACCCAGCTGGGCGGAGGGATATTCCACGGTGGAGATGGAGGATTTCGGTTTCAAATGGTGGGTGTTCCTGACCGTTCGGTTTTGGTCTTCTGAGGGGACAGTTTTTGAGGGCTTACGGCGTGGGTTGGTCATGGAATTCGCTCATGGAG
Encoded here:
- the LOC122299115 gene encoding disease resistance protein RUN1-like isoform X2, which produces MICLHSEAFRKMSNLRLFINQNAQFSAGPNYLSNEIRVLDWPQYPSSFLPSNFRGNNLIEFKMRGSLIKEIGGLKFKNLTDMDLRYCKFLTKISDLSSSPNLEKLNLGHCKNLVEVHHSVGFLDMLLRFSVSGCCKLRILPKRFKLRSLRFFDLGYCSSLEDFPEIECEMGFLHELNLFGTSIKELPSSIENLKGLKTLYLYGTSIKELPSSIGNLPQLQQLYAAGCIDQLRSLRIVKVDSYSQPINIGKVEEDGIQSTPSVVSLGEYEIPSTTTELTTTNSSIFNDGSSSSSAIWKSLSLRVLTLQFCCLSESNFFTNGNYFPALDRLDLSGSDIVIFPAHSVRFPRLRRLCLNNCKKLEEILPLPSSISTFEARECTSLESFAILSEILIKGNGMNFSNFLRIELYGCHKLLANMRPIPSCEERHSKDENWAYPLKVRDINIIFPGKRIPGWFNYCEEAHDSNSCEIDINRLHHWNDIDEIVFYVVFRFRVGIINPRMEKAYICVSIHDGLDWKKLYTENRKFYWTDSDHVWMHWMSYDEQVDISRFRFECKSEVVVFRSVGIHFLKNHEENVRDDIGVPYENDYIDLGYPFSYSNSDEGGDSWLDFMDEKRHSSISELENDDENPKETFGKRHRDEYDSNLEFNMYPQQKRQYSSTMGIIITELENDDEYPKEDMDLELKLGL
- the LOC122299115 gene encoding disease resistance protein RUN1-like isoform X1, whose product is MGTNKIEAILLDFPRGDNMICLHSEAFRKMSNLRLFINQNAQFSAGPNYLSNEIRVLDWPQYPSSFLPSNFRGNNLIEFKMRGSLIKEIGGLKFKNLTDMDLRYCKFLTKISDLSSSPNLEKLNLGHCKNLVEVHHSVGFLDMLLRFSVSGCCKLRILPKRFKLRSLRFFDLGYCSSLEDFPEIECEMGFLHELNLFGTSIKELPSSIENLKGLKTLYLYGTSIKELPSSIGNLPQLQQLYAAGCIDQLRSLRIVKVDSYSQPINIGKVEEDGIQSTPSVVSLGEYEIPSTTTELTTTNSSIFNDGSSSSSAIWKSLSLRVLTLQFCCLSESNFFTNGNYFPALDRLDLSGSDIVIFPAHSVRFPRLRRLCLNNCKKLEEILPLPSSISTFEARECTSLESFAILSEILIKGNGMNFSNFLRIELYGCHKLLANMRPIPSCEERHSKDENWAYPLKVRDINIIFPGKRIPGWFNYCEEAHDSNSCEIDINRLHHWNDIDEIVFYVVFRFRVGIINPRMEKAYICVSIHDGLDWKKLYTENRKFYWTDSDHVWMHWMSYDEQVDISRFRFECKSEVVVFRSVGIHFLKNHEENVRDDIGVPYENDYIDLGYPFSYSNSDEGGDSWLDFMDEKRHSSISELENDDENPKETFGKRHRDEYDSNLEFNMYPQQKRQYSSTMGIIITELENDDEYPKEDMDLELKLGL